Proteins found in one Planococcus citri chromosome 2, ihPlaCitr1.1, whole genome shotgun sequence genomic segment:
- the LOC135834081 gene encoding uncharacterized protein LOC135834081 — MAKAGGFGKYQRKLLIKMLPISLSSVLSVNTIIYALPAFICEFSVSKYHQGLLLCAIYIVMALLIIPRHVKFDIFHMVNINSWRLFILCCSIFPFLGLLSTLLLLEESPAFLLEEGNSEKSLKILRKIYSTNTGKAPETFPVRKLMGPKRETGTIRRASTRLKPLLQDPYVLPVTIAYIFQGITMAAFSAIKLYHTLLFTVSVGAGQFDNVTLSDAHAKPFCELFKTQEIFLKSVHCTKMKINDEVYLGAVIVGFTVFMSLFGTKLLIERFNKMVLFVIGHLTSAICMIIFPFSSWAYVLILMSIFFVCMQNCVTISISLIVNRVPPFMRYTFERIFPILMNDLFEINT; from the exons atggcCAAAGCAG gaGGTTTTGGAAAATACCAACGAAAGTTATTAATTAAAATGCTGCCGATTAGTTTATCATCAGTGCTGAGTGTTAACACAATAATATACGCTTTGCCAGCGTTCATTTGTGAATTTAGTGTTTCAAAATATCACCAAGGGTTGCTTTTGTGTGCAATTTATATAG TAATGGCGTTGTTAATTATTCCACGCCATGTAAAGTTCGATATTTTTCACATGGTTAATATAAATTCGTGGAGATTATTCATATtatgttgttccatttttccttttttgggaCTTCTGAGCACTCTTTTGTTACTCGAAGAATCGCCAGCTTTTTTACTAGAAGAAGGCAATTCAGAGAAAAGTCTgaaaatattgcgaaaaatCTACTCTACAAATACAGGAAAAGCTCCAGAAACATTTCCA gTACGTAAGTTGATGGGTCCAAAAAGGGAAACAGGAACTATAAGAAGAGCATCGACTCGATTAAAACCGCTTCTTCAAGATCCTTATGTGTTACCAGTAACGATAGCttatatttttcaaggaatcaCAATGGCAGC ATTCAGCGCGATCAAATTGTATCATACACTTTTATTCACTGTGTCGGTCGGCGCTGGTCAGTTTGATAATGTTACCTTGAGTGATGCTCATGCTAAACCATTCTGTGAGCTGTTCAAAACTCAAGAAATATTCTTGAAATCTGTTCATTGTACCAAG ATGAAAATAAACGATGAAGTTTATTTAGGCGCCGTGATAGTTGGATTTACTGTGTTCATGTCTTTATTTGGAACAAAACTTCTCATTGAACGGTTCAATAAAATGGTGTTATTCG TGATCGGACATCTGACTAGTGCCATTTGCATGATCATTTTCCCGTTCAGTTCTTGGGCTTATGTACTCATCctaatgagtatttttttcgtatgcATGCAGAACTGTGTAACAATAAGTATCAGTTTGATAGTAAACAGGGTTCCGCCTTTTATGAGGTACACTTtcgaaagaatttttccaattttgatgaatgatTTGTTCGAAATAAATACTTGA